A window of the Streptomyces griseochromogenes genome harbors these coding sequences:
- a CDS encoding DUF3626 domain-containing protein, producing the protein MSSATSQTPQERALRHVTELASGPPMDPTLRVTLNFHPDRLLHGKPILDAMAEGGVYHSQFVTGTSNGGLTAHPGGDRWRWESRIFAGAYDEAPAHERPVYGALNFRRKPVGGAPRFGSAHFRLTAQTLTRTTFCYPDSFLEPSDFGVAARMGLLDLTLADRQDELDDYIEAQVHGSVRLQCAVEALVLDPCYRGTAVEDAALRLGCPVEWHPGFRLGVEELRRHPGYRGQEYVDLGSQIAVDGVLDPGIVGDAARAGVYDSQAIKKVWHYLARFGSPWKATDSSVTPAPREGTVLDGLR; encoded by the coding sequence ATGAGCTCTGCAACCTCCCAGACACCGCAGGAACGGGCCCTTCGGCATGTCACGGAGCTGGCGTCAGGCCCTCCGATGGACCCGACATTGCGGGTGACCCTCAACTTCCACCCGGACCGTCTGCTGCACGGCAAGCCGATCCTGGATGCTATGGCCGAGGGCGGCGTCTACCACTCGCAGTTCGTCACTGGGACCAGCAACGGTGGCCTGACCGCGCATCCCGGCGGCGACCGATGGCGCTGGGAGAGCCGGATCTTCGCCGGGGCGTACGACGAAGCACCTGCTCATGAGCGCCCCGTCTACGGGGCGTTGAACTTCCGTCGCAAGCCGGTCGGTGGGGCGCCGCGATTCGGCTCGGCCCACTTCCGGCTGACGGCCCAGACGCTGACGCGGACCACGTTCTGCTACCCGGACAGTTTCCTCGAACCGTCGGATTTCGGTGTCGCGGCCCGTATGGGGCTCCTCGACCTTACCCTCGCCGATCGTCAGGACGAGCTGGACGACTACATCGAGGCGCAGGTGCACGGGTCGGTCCGCTTGCAATGCGCAGTGGAGGCGCTGGTCCTGGACCCCTGCTACCGAGGCACGGCGGTCGAGGACGCGGCTCTGCGTCTTGGCTGCCCGGTGGAGTGGCACCCCGGCTTCCGACTCGGGGTTGAAGAACTCCGCCGTCATCCCGGCTACCGCGGTCAGGAATACGTCGACTTGGGCTCGCAGATCGCGGTCGACGGCGTGCTCGATCCCGGGATCGTGGGAGATGCTGCACGTGCCGGCGTCTATGACTCCCAGGCGATCAAGAAGGTGTGGCACTACCTGGCGCGATTCGGGTCTCCCTGGAAGGCCACGGACAGCTCGGTGACTCCGGCACCGAGGGAGGGGACGGTACTCGATGGCCTTCGTTGA
- a CDS encoding formylglycine-generating enzyme family protein, producing the protein MVAVPSGQVRLSVRRTQSSWPVEVAPFQMSAFPVTQSWYARVTGRRPSSTQGERLPIEGVSWWEAVQFCNALSRREGLTPAYHLCVDAETAEWDTSAGGYRLPTEAEWEHACRAGTAGPRYGQLDEVAWYQGNSDGRVHSVGGKQPNAWGLYDMLGNVWDWCWDVYDAEVYGAYRVLRGGGWADEHWSCRASVRRRSHPTFRIDDVGFRVARSTSLPRP; encoded by the coding sequence ATGGTTGCGGTTCCGTCGGGACAGGTGAGGCTGTCGGTCCGGCGGACGCAGAGCAGTTGGCCGGTCGAGGTCGCGCCGTTTCAGATGTCGGCGTTCCCGGTCACGCAGTCCTGGTACGCACGAGTCACAGGCCGACGGCCGAGTAGCACCCAAGGCGAGCGGCTGCCGATTGAGGGTGTTTCGTGGTGGGAAGCGGTCCAGTTCTGTAACGCCTTGTCCCGACGCGAGGGGCTGACGCCCGCGTATCACCTGTGCGTCGACGCCGAGACGGCCGAATGGGACACCTCCGCAGGCGGGTACCGGTTGCCGACCGAGGCCGAATGGGAGCACGCCTGCCGTGCGGGTACTGCTGGCCCGCGGTACGGCCAGCTCGACGAGGTCGCCTGGTACCAGGGCAATTCCGATGGGCGGGTCCACTCTGTCGGCGGCAAGCAGCCCAACGCATGGGGCCTGTACGACATGCTGGGCAATGTGTGGGACTGGTGCTGGGACGTCTACGACGCCGAGGTGTATGGGGCCTACCGGGTGCTCCGTGGTGGTGGATGGGCCGACGAGCACTGGAGCTGCCGGGCGTCGGTGCGGCGGCGCAGCCACCCGACCTTCCGGATCGACGACGTGGGATTTCGCGTAGCGCGCTCCACATCACTGCCTCGGCCGTAA
- a CDS encoding tyrosine-type recombinase/integrase, with protein MKFATTAPGIEYFTREQVELMIRMARNARDRFLIVLMRATGMRIGETLGMRRADAHFLADSHQLGCHAGGPHVHVHRRRDNANSALAKSRKSRTIPVTTDVAGYYRDYEWEREAVQEAADSDMVFVNLFRAPLGRAMSYPNAKQLFDRLAKWAQIVARPHMLRHTAANEWIRAGVPRDVVQKLLGTSGPGRSSPTCAPLTASGAKPSNVIRQVPDDGGWRPCSRGCCAVRRRLGGLAEVAW; from the coding sequence TTGAAGTTCGCCACGACCGCCCCAGGCATCGAGTACTTCACGCGAGAACAAGTCGAGTTGATGATCCGGATGGCCCGGAATGCCCGCGACCGCTTTCTGATCGTGCTGATGCGGGCCACCGGCATGCGGATCGGCGAGACGCTGGGCATGCGACGGGCCGATGCGCATTTCCTGGCCGACTCACACCAGCTGGGCTGCCATGCCGGTGGCCCTCACGTGCATGTTCACCGGCGGCGGGACAACGCGAACAGCGCGCTGGCGAAGTCCCGGAAGTCCCGCACGATCCCGGTGACCACAGATGTCGCCGGCTACTACCGGGACTACGAGTGGGAACGTGAGGCAGTACAGGAGGCGGCCGATAGCGACATGGTGTTCGTGAACCTGTTCCGTGCGCCGCTGGGACGGGCGATGAGCTACCCGAACGCGAAGCAGCTCTTCGACCGCCTGGCGAAGTGGGCCCAGATCGTGGCGCGACCGCACATGCTCCGTCACACCGCGGCAAACGAGTGGATCAGGGCAGGGGTTCCCCGGGATGTCGTCCAGAAACTGCTCGGCACGAGTGGCCCGGGTCGCTCAAGCCCTACTTGCGCACCACTGACCGCGAGCGGCGCGAAGCCGTCGAACGTGATACGGCAGGTGCCCGATGACGGCGGCTGGCGTCCCTGTTCAAGAGGCTGTTGCGCCGTTCGCCGTCGACTGGGTGGGTTGGCAGAAGTGGCTTGGTGA